The following proteins are encoded in a genomic region of Triticum urartu cultivar G1812 unplaced genomic scaffold, Tu2.1 TuUngrouped_contig_510, whole genome shotgun sequence:
- the LOC125528776 gene encoding bZIP transcription factor RISBZ3-like: MFDDGGLCDNGTNPTDVKRMRRMVSNRESARRSRKRKQAHLVELETQVDQLRGDNASIFKQLTDANQQFTTAVTDNRILKSDVEALRVKVKLAEDMVARGAMSCGLGHLGLSPAALNPCRVPDVLAGLDFLPGGPDDACFGSLSPAEQVQSSPMQSMASLESLEHSSRMQHGGGSDAVDVWGWDSSSNGAMSK; encoded by the exons ATGTTCGACGACGGTGGCTTGTGCGACAACGGCACGAACCCAACAGACGTGAAAAGGATGAGACG GATGGTGTCGAACCGAGAGTCGGCCCGACGGTCGAGGAAGAGGAAGCAAGCTCACTTGGTTGAGCTGGAGACGCAG GTTGATCAGCTCCGGGGTGACAACGCGTCGATCTTCAAGCAGCTGACGGACGCGAACCAGCAGTTCACGACGGCGGTCACGGACAACCGGATCCTCAAGTCGGACGTGGAGGCGCTGCGGGTGAAGGTGAAGCTGGCGGAGGACATGGTGGCGCGCGGCGCGATGTCGTGCGGACTGGGCCACCTGGGTCTGTCCCCGGCGGCGCTGAACCCGTGCCGCGTCCCGGACGTGCTGGCCGGGCTGGACTTCCTCCCCGGCGGCCCCGACGACGCCTGCTTCGGGAGCCTGTCCCCGGCCGAGCAGGTGCAGAGCTCGCCGATGCAGAGCATGGCCAGCCTGGAGAGCCTCGAGCACAGCAGCAGGATGCAGCACGGCGGCGGCAGCGACGCCGTCGACGTCTGGGGCTGGGACTCCAGCTCCAACGGCGCCATGTCCAAGTGA